From the Nitrospiria bacterium genome, the window TGCCATTACAACAACGCCTCCTGGAAGACATGAAAACGGCCATGCGTGACGGGAATGCCTTAAAAGTCTCCGTCATCCGGTTGCTCCGGGCCTCGATCAAGAATAAGGAGATTTCAAAGGGGAAGCAAAATCCGTTGACGGAGCAGGATATATTGGAAACGATTATATCCGCCACGAAACAGCGCAAGGATTCCATCGAGCAATTCACTAAAGGGGGACGAATGGACCTGGTCGCCAAGGAACAAAGCGAGCTCGAAATCCTGCAAACCTATCTTCCCCAATCCCTTTCTGTGGAAGAGCTCAAGTCCAAGGCCCGGGTCCTGATAAAGGAGATCGGAGCCAACGGGCAGAAGGATATGGGAAAGGTCATGAAGGTCTTGATGCCCCAGGTGGTCGGGAAAATTGACGGCTCGGTTGTCGGGCAGGTGGTGAAGGACCTTTTATCTCAGTCATCCTAGGCGAGTCCAAGACGGGCGGATCGTTTAACCTAAAAAGAGACGGCCGCCCTTTTCTCATCTTCACCTTCTACCTTGAAAAAAGTTAAGGATCATTCCATGGAACGGGGATATTTCTCAGAAGATCTGGTCCCGAGGATAAAGCAAGAGAGTGATATCCTGGAATGGGTTTCAAGGTATGTCTCGCTCAAGAAGACAGGGCAAAACTGGGTTGGGCTCTGCCCGTTCCATTCCGAAAAGACCCCCTCTTTTACCGTCAGCCCCGGCAAGCAGGTTTACCATTGTTTCGGGTGCGGGGTTGGGGGTGATGTAATCAGTTTTTTGATGAAAATGGACGGATCGACCTTTCCGGAGACGATCAAAGTACTGGCCGAGAGGCTCGGCATTTCGATCCATCAGCAGCGGGGAGCGGAAGCCGATCGGGCCGAAAAACTCCGCGAGGAACTCTTTCAGATCCACCGCGACGCCGCCGATTATTATCATGCGGCGCTGTTGAGCCACCCGGAAGCCCAGCAAGCCCGGGACTACCTTCGTGGGCGGGGAATATTGAAAGAGACCATCGACGCGTTTTCTTTGGGTTTTGCTCCTCCCGGATGGAACGGACTTCAACAGTTCCTTACCAAAAAGGGATGGTCTCCCGAGCCGATTGAAAAAGCCGGTCTGATTATCGCGAAGACTCAACCGGCCTCATCTCGGAAGCATTACTACGACCGTTTTCGCGAGCGGGTCATTTTCCCGATCTTTGATCTTCAAAACCGGGTGACCGGTTTTGGCGGGAGGGTCCTGGACGGCAGTTTGCCCAAATATCTAAACTCGCCGGAGACGCCGATTTTCAGCAAAGGCCGTCAACTGTATGCCATGGACAAAGCCAGGGAAGCGGCCGGCAAATTTGGCCATCTGGTCGTGGTGGAGGGTTATTTTGACGCCATTGCGGCTCATCAGGCCGGGATTCATTCGGTTGTTGCGACACTGGGCACCGCCCTGACCGCCGATCACTTGGAGCGGATACACCGATTTGTACAGACGGTCAAGTTGATTTTTGACCCGGATGAAGCCGGGATCCGTGCCGCACTACGGACCGTGGACCTGATTATTCCAAGTTCCGTGGCCGGGGAGGTGGTCTTGTTGCCCAACGGAGAAGATCCCGACAGCTTCATTAAGAACCAGGGCGCCGCGGCCTTTAATCGCTTGATGAGTCAGTCCATGAAGCTTTTGGATTTTGCGATCCGGCAGGGCTTGGCGGATCCCGCGGCGAGAACGATCGAAGGAAAATTGAGGATTGTGGATCGGATCCTGCCTGCCATACGAAAAGTCAAAAGGGCGGTCGAGCGCAGTTACTATGTCAAACATCTGGCGGAAAGTCTCGGGTTGGATGAGCGGGAGCTGACAAGGGAAGTGGCCCAACTTGGACCAATCAATATCCCTGGGGCGCTCTCTTCTTCTGCAAGCTCCCTTCCGCTGTTGCCGCAAGAAGAACAAATTCTGATCCATCTTTTGGTGCACAACCGGGTCACGGCCCCGATGTTGCTTCAACAGATCGATCAGGACCATTTTACCGATGGCCGCCTTCGACAGATATTCAATCAATGTGTTGAATCCTCGCGGTCCAGAGGGGAAGCCGTTCGTTTGGACACGCCGATCCGCTCCGAAAGGGCCGATCCGCAATTGGATTCGATTCTGTCGGCGCTGATGGTGAAGGAACCCGATTATGACGATTCACACCAGACTCTCAAGGATTGTATCCGGACGCTCCGGGTGAAGAAGATCCGCACGGCCATGAAGAGCCTGGAGAGCGAAATACGCGACGCGGAGCGATCCGGAGATAATCCCCAAGTCAAATCGTTGCTGGATAAATTGGTGGGGCTTAAAAAAATAAGTTTGGACGTTAATGGGTAGAAGGATGTCGACGATCCCGGCGGGTGCGACCCAATTAAGATGGGAATCGACATTCTCGAAGAAGGTTCGATAATCGTCGAAGGTGTTCCGTTCCGGAGGAGGTTTCATGTCCAAAGATGAGAAGGTGGATGAGGTCAAGCAGCTAATATCGCTTGGCAAAGAAAAGGGGTATCTGACGTACGATGAGCTGAATAACGCTCTTCCGGCGGACATGGTTTCCTCTGAACAGATCGATAACCTGATGATGATGTTCGGGGAGATGGATATTGAGATTATCGACACCCCGGAAGAAGAACGCTACCAGAAAATGATGGCGGAGCCCGAAGAGGAACGCGGGGGATTTAAAGGTTTGGAGGAAGGCGAAGAGGAGGCCGAAGAAGAAGAGAAGGTCAAGG encodes:
- the dnaG gene encoding DNA primase; translation: MERGYFSEDLVPRIKQESDILEWVSRYVSLKKTGQNWVGLCPFHSEKTPSFTVSPGKQVYHCFGCGVGGDVISFLMKMDGSTFPETIKVLAERLGISIHQQRGAEADRAEKLREELFQIHRDAADYYHAALLSHPEAQQARDYLRGRGILKETIDAFSLGFAPPGWNGLQQFLTKKGWSPEPIEKAGLIIAKTQPASSRKHYYDRFRERVIFPIFDLQNRVTGFGGRVLDGSLPKYLNSPETPIFSKGRQLYAMDKAREAAGKFGHLVVVEGYFDAIAAHQAGIHSVVATLGTALTADHLERIHRFVQTVKLIFDPDEAGIRAALRTVDLIIPSSVAGEVVLLPNGEDPDSFIKNQGAAAFNRLMSQSMKLLDFAIRQGLADPAARTIEGKLRIVDRILPAIRKVKRAVERSYYVKHLAESLGLDERELTREVAQLGPINIPGALSSSASSLPLLPQEEQILIHLLVHNRVTAPMLLQQIDQDHFTDGRLRQIFNQCVESSRSRGEAVRLDTPIRSERADPQLDSILSALMVKEPDYDDSHQTLKDCIRTLRVKKIRTAMKSLESEIRDAERSGDNPQVKSLLDKLVGLKKISLDVNG
- a CDS encoding GatB/YqeY domain-containing protein, with translation MPLQQRLLEDMKTAMRDGNALKVSVIRLLRASIKNKEISKGKQNPLTEQDILETIISATKQRKDSIEQFTKGGRMDLVAKEQSELEILQTYLPQSLSVEELKSKARVLIKEIGANGQKDMGKVMKVLMPQVVGKIDGSVVGQVVKDLLSQSS